One genomic window of Sphingobacterium oryzagri includes the following:
- a CDS encoding outer membrane beta-barrel protein: MKQFLLLMTLLSFLLPGKALYAQSGKTVQGMLRDKESRVVAGASVQLIAGTDTAGTSSTQAGIFTFENVNAQAFKIKVTSLGFEPFEKEFSFSTGQDKLIIPSFELQGIENMLEEVVINGVVTVQVKGDTVEYATKNLKLREGSVAEDALKKLQGVEVDKDGNVTAQGESVTRVRINGKDFFGGDVKTATQNLPANIIEKMQIVDDYGDMANLTGNKNGESTKVLNIQIDPQYNKGYMTTLRVGAGTEERYQATGMLMALNNKTQVSVLGNLNNMNANLFDFSAMGGGARNRQGGGGGRGGNPWSGTSGLTNTGSLGLNIRHDFSEKLKVYGSYSFGRDDNHVLGQSIRTTTLEGDLTQVDNSQDTSNTINTNHRFEANVEWNITDKDYIKITPQFGFGGNDQNALTYSSSLLGGVLNNTQTQNALSTSTTPRYGVSGLYNRKLNDKGRNFFLNFNYDNAIAESDYNTTLDRLIADPNNADQTMQSIYEQTIREVQNKSWNAGGTLSYTEPIGEKGRVELTYDLNTNDYDNHDAQQAFDGRGTILNDQKLNYSYDYDYSFTTHRAGASYSHRGDKLIYSLGAAVQPSVLSGNAYSGNMSEIIDRKNFNIIPIARFEYKFSSQKNISINYSGSATEPSVTQILPFDVSTIRTITTIGNPDLDPEFNHRVQARFRSGNFQKGNTFFAMVNANLTNDKIVSFNKTYNDQSEQNLGLLNEIRYLNETAEPVYGVNSFYHFGKSIKDKTYNISLMGGISYNKNISYVSTDPDAVTGEKNIANNLVFNQGLMFRYNPSENLEINPGIRYVYNYTNNSTREQANNVQSWTPNLIGSVNISATTIFGVDVSKTFNNGYGAGIDANPFIINTYLEQRFLKGQRGTLRLQAFDLLNEQTNISRTVEQNFILDSQTNRLGRYFMLTFTFKLQKFSGVNPFQEDRGPGGMRRPRM, translated from the coding sequence ATGAAACAGTTTTTACTATTAATGACGCTGTTATCCTTCCTGTTACCAGGAAAGGCGCTGTATGCGCAAAGCGGGAAAACCGTACAAGGTATGTTGCGTGACAAAGAATCGCGCGTGGTTGCCGGAGCTTCCGTACAACTAATTGCCGGTACTGACACGGCAGGCACAAGCTCTACACAGGCCGGGATATTTACGTTTGAAAACGTGAATGCACAGGCATTCAAGATTAAAGTGACCAGTCTGGGTTTTGAGCCCTTTGAAAAGGAATTTTCCTTTTCAACAGGTCAAGATAAGCTAATTATTCCTTCTTTTGAATTGCAGGGCATAGAAAATATGCTGGAAGAGGTGGTCATTAATGGTGTCGTGACCGTTCAGGTAAAGGGCGATACAGTAGAGTACGCTACAAAGAACCTTAAATTAAGAGAAGGTTCGGTAGCCGAAGATGCGTTAAAAAAATTGCAGGGCGTAGAAGTAGATAAAGATGGTAATGTGACGGCGCAAGGAGAATCGGTTACGCGCGTACGGATCAATGGCAAAGATTTCTTTGGCGGAGACGTAAAAACTGCAACGCAGAATTTGCCTGCGAACATCATTGAGAAGATGCAAATTGTTGACGATTATGGCGATATGGCTAATTTAACGGGCAACAAAAATGGCGAATCCACCAAAGTGCTAAATATTCAGATAGATCCGCAGTATAATAAAGGTTACATGACTACTTTACGTGTGGGCGCCGGTACAGAAGAGCGTTATCAGGCCACTGGAATGCTCATGGCGCTTAATAACAAAACGCAGGTGTCTGTTTTGGGAAACTTAAACAACATGAATGCGAATCTCTTCGATTTTAGCGCGATGGGCGGCGGCGCACGTAATCGTCAAGGCGGTGGCGGTGGTCGTGGCGGCAATCCCTGGAGTGGAACAAGCGGATTAACAAATACGGGTTCCCTCGGATTAAACATACGCCATGATTTTAGTGAAAAGCTTAAAGTTTACGGTAGTTATTCGTTTGGCCGTGATGATAATCATGTGCTGGGACAGTCGATTCGTACGACGACATTGGAAGGTGATTTAACACAGGTTGATAATTCGCAGGATACCAGTAACACAATAAACACCAATCACCGTTTCGAAGCAAACGTGGAGTGGAACATTACTGATAAAGATTATATCAAGATCACGCCACAGTTTGGTTTCGGCGGGAATGATCAGAATGCGTTGACCTATTCATCCAGCCTTTTAGGCGGGGTGCTAAATAACACGCAGACACAAAATGCGCTATCAACAAGCACGACGCCTCGTTACGGCGTAAGTGGTTTGTATAATCGTAAGTTGAATGACAAAGGCCGGAACTTCTTTTTAAATTTTAATTACGATAATGCCATTGCAGAAAGTGATTATAATACAACCTTAGACCGATTGATTGCCGATCCTAACAACGCAGATCAGACGATGCAATCGATCTACGAACAAACCATCCGAGAAGTGCAAAATAAAAGTTGGAATGCTGGCGGAACATTGTCTTATACGGAGCCTATTGGTGAAAAAGGGCGCGTAGAGCTTACCTACGACCTCAATACAAATGACTATGATAACCACGATGCACAGCAAGCTTTTGATGGAAGAGGAACGATATTGAATGATCAAAAATTAAATTACAGCTACGATTATGATTATTCATTCACGACGCATCGTGCAGGCGCCAGTTATTCGCATCGAGGCGATAAGTTGATCTACTCCTTAGGTGCAGCGGTGCAACCGTCGGTGCTAAGTGGAAATGCTTATAGTGGAAATATGTCAGAAATCATTGATCGTAAAAATTTCAATATTATACCTATTGCACGGTTTGAGTATAAGTTTTCTTCACAAAAGAATATCTCTATTAATTATTCAGGATCAGCCACCGAACCTTCTGTTACGCAAATTCTGCCGTTTGATGTAAGCACTATTCGTACAATAACTACCATCGGTAATCCTGATTTAGATCCGGAATTTAACCACAGGGTGCAGGCCCGTTTCCGCAGTGGTAATTTTCAAAAGGGAAATACATTTTTTGCGATGGTCAACGCTAACTTGACCAACGATAAGATTGTAAGCTTCAATAAAACCTACAACGATCAGTCTGAGCAAAATTTAGGCTTATTAAACGAGATACGTTATTTAAACGAAACCGCCGAACCGGTATATGGCGTAAACTCTTTCTATCATTTTGGTAAATCTATAAAGGATAAAACGTATAACATTAGCTTGATGGGCGGAATAAGTTATAATAAAAATATCTCCTATGTTTCGACGGATCCTGACGCCGTAACGGGCGAAAAAAATATTGCCAACAATCTGGTGTTTAATCAAGGCCTAATGTTCCGTTATAATCCCTCAGAGAATTTGGAAATTAATCCAGGTATACGCTACGTGTATAATTATACTAATAATTCGACCAGAGAACAGGCTAATAATGTGCAATCGTGGACGCCTAATTTAATCGGATCGGTTAATATCAGCGCGACAACGATTTTCGGTGTTGATGTATCAAAAACATTTAACAATGGTTACGGTGCAGGTATTGATGCTAATCCATTTATTATCAACACCTATCTGGAGCAACGCTTTTTGAAGGGGCAACGCGGTACACTTCGTTTACAAGCATTTGATTTGCTGAACGAACAAACCAATATCAGTAGAACGGTTGAACAAAACTTTATCTTAGATAGTCAAACTAATCGTTTAGGAAGGTATTTTATGCTGACATTTACCTTTAAACTGCAAAAATTTTCAGGTGTGAATCCATTCCAGGAAGATCGCGGTCCAGGCGGAATGCGTAGACCACGGATGTAA
- the fabD gene encoding ACP S-malonyltransferase yields the protein MKTAYIFPGQGAQFVGMGQDLYNLNEETKALFEQANDILGFRITDIMFSGTDEDLKQTKVTQPAIFLHSVISAKALGAAFQPAMVAGHSLGEFSALVSAGALSFEDGLKLVSQRANAMQKACEAQPSTMAAILGLDDETVEKICAQIEDVVVAANYNCPGQLVISGTIEGVDKACTLLTEAGAKRALKLNVGGAFHSPLMEPAKLELQAAIEATEIQAPSCPIYQNVDAKPYTDPIKIKENLIAQLTGAVRWTQTVQHMLADGAESFVEVGPGNVLQGLVKKVDRSAQTSAASIA from the coding sequence ATGAAAACAGCGTATATCTTTCCAGGTCAAGGAGCTCAATTCGTCGGAATGGGGCAAGATTTGTATAATCTAAATGAAGAAACCAAAGCGTTATTTGAACAAGCAAATGATATTTTGGGTTTCCGCATTACAGATATTATGTTCTCCGGTACAGACGAGGATCTTAAACAAACGAAAGTTACTCAACCCGCTATTTTTCTGCATTCCGTTATCTCGGCGAAAGCTTTAGGTGCTGCATTTCAGCCGGCGATGGTTGCGGGTCACTCTTTGGGTGAATTTTCTGCATTGGTTTCAGCCGGTGCTTTATCTTTTGAAGATGGCCTGAAGCTGGTTTCACAACGTGCTAATGCCATGCAAAAAGCCTGCGAGGCGCAGCCTTCAACGATGGCCGCTATCTTGGGCTTGGATGATGAAACGGTGGAAAAAATCTGTGCACAGATTGAAGATGTTGTCGTTGCGGCCAATTATAACTGTCCGGGACAATTGGTTATCTCCGGAACGATTGAAGGCGTAGACAAAGCCTGTACTTTACTGACAGAAGCAGGCGCTAAGCGCGCATTGAAATTAAATGTTGGAGGCGCATTCCATTCGCCGTTGATGGAGCCGGCTAAATTAGAATTGCAAGCTGCAATTGAGGCAACGGAAATTCAGGCACCATCTTGCCCAATTTATCAGAATGTGGATGCCAAACCATATACCGATCCGATTAAAATCAAAGAAAACCTGATTGCGCAATTAACGGGAGCGGTTCGCTGGACGCAAACCGTACAACATATGCTTGCCGATGGCGCAGAAAGCTTTGTGGAAGTTGGTCCGGGCAACGTGTTGCAAGGCTTGGTAAAGAAAGTCGATCGTTCAGCACAAACATCAGCCGCAAGTATCGCTTAA
- a CDS encoding glycosyltransferase produces the protein MLAPIILFVYNRPKHTRRTLAALEKNFLAADSLLYIISDASKNADSVEAVNEVRSIIREPWNFKHITIIERRRNWGLADNVIDGVTKIMNEHGQAIVLEDDLETAPYALTYFNDALLRYQDETRVMEISGYMYPVANPKRLPKSFFFRVANSWGWATWKRAWDQFDPDINRLTANFDRQDIKHFSIDGTENFWKQVKAFKAGKINSWAIRWYLSVFKNDGLVLYPRESMVQNIGTDGSGTHSDADNVYYVQLAHRKMKYFPNEIREHEKAYEAIKHFYAHRKGSLLERLIRFGLKRLTKNKTH, from the coding sequence ATGTTAGCACCGATCATTTTATTTGTCTACAATAGACCCAAGCATACACGTAGAACGTTGGCGGCGCTGGAAAAGAATTTTCTAGCGGCTGACTCGCTGCTCTACATCATATCCGACGCGTCCAAAAATGCCGATTCGGTTGAAGCGGTAAATGAAGTGCGATCGATTATCCGAGAACCCTGGAATTTCAAACATATTACGATCATCGAACGTCGCCGAAATTGGGGATTAGCGGACAATGTGATCGACGGCGTGACGAAGATCATGAACGAACACGGACAGGCAATTGTGCTGGAAGACGATCTAGAGACAGCGCCATATGCCTTGACCTATTTTAACGACGCCTTGCTACGCTATCAAGATGAAACGCGCGTCATGGAAATTAGTGGTTATATGTATCCGGTGGCTAACCCGAAACGTCTTCCCAAATCGTTTTTCTTTCGTGTGGCCAATAGCTGGGGATGGGCGACCTGGAAACGCGCGTGGGATCAATTTGATCCAGACATTAATCGGTTGACAGCGAATTTCGATCGACAAGATATCAAACATTTTAGCATTGATGGGACAGAAAATTTTTGGAAACAGGTAAAAGCCTTTAAAGCAGGAAAAATAAACTCTTGGGCCATCCGATGGTACCTCTCCGTATTTAAAAACGACGGCTTGGTGCTTTATCCACGAGAATCGATGGTGCAAAATATCGGAACGGATGGTTCCGGCACGCATTCAGATGCCGATAACGTATATTATGTGCAACTGGCCCATCGGAAGATGAAATATTTTCCAAATGAGATCCGAGAACATGAAAAGGCTTACGAGGCTATCAAACATTTTTATGCGCATCGCAAAGGATCTTTACTCGAGCGCTTAATCCGTTTTGGCTTGAAAAGGTTGACAAAAAATAAAACGCATTAA
- a CDS encoding M20/M25/M40 family metallo-hydrolase, translating to MKTSLCILFTFMLSHSFGQDQFTTAYTKIIAEVNQRSAAYANLKSATETIGHRLTGSEQGARAEQYAFDLLTSYGYDVHFQPFELVAWNRKSLALTIGGKMLKSVALAHSPVSAEVSSVLVDVGNGLEEDYQQKNVRGKIVLAYLQLLPGTASGTKNLHRSEKTAIAEKNGAAGVVFINAVKDGVLLTGTASITGDLIRIPAVCIGYEDGLAIKQQLTSATQVPVTIAMQNTADRVTARNIVATLKGKTPEKVVVGGHLDSWDLATGAIDNGIGSFAVLDMARALKKLKIKPKRTIEFVLFMGEEQGLLGSKAYVAQHTQANTLNQVRFMLNFDMTNAPTGFHSSRAEMTKLYANWLPQLQQVDTTFSGENVINAGLHSDHQPFMLSGIPYGGGAGGHLPNNAGAYYHSDNDVFGLVDQKGLEQTVKLGAILAYSLAQTEEIPAARLKETEIADYLEKNGLKIPLQVSGDWRWK from the coding sequence ATGAAAACTTCCTTATGTATTCTTTTCACTTTTATGCTTAGCCATAGCTTTGGACAAGATCAATTTACAACGGCCTATACCAAGATTATTGCCGAAGTTAACCAGCGCTCAGCAGCGTATGCAAACTTAAAGTCGGCAACTGAAACTATCGGACATCGGCTAACGGGGTCTGAACAGGGCGCCCGCGCAGAACAATATGCCTTTGATTTATTAACGTCTTATGGCTACGATGTGCATTTTCAGCCCTTTGAGCTCGTTGCCTGGAATCGGAAATCATTGGCACTTACCATTGGCGGTAAAATGCTAAAATCGGTCGCGCTCGCGCATTCTCCAGTCTCCGCAGAAGTTTCTTCGGTATTGGTTGATGTGGGCAACGGCCTGGAAGAAGATTACCAGCAAAAAAATGTGCGGGGAAAAATTGTGCTCGCTTATTTACAGTTGCTTCCTGGAACCGCTAGTGGCACCAAAAATTTACACCGATCTGAAAAGACGGCGATAGCAGAAAAGAATGGTGCCGCAGGTGTCGTGTTTATCAATGCTGTCAAAGATGGCGTGTTGCTAACTGGTACGGCATCCATTACCGGTGATTTGATTCGTATTCCGGCCGTATGTATAGGTTACGAAGATGGCTTGGCCATTAAACAGCAATTAACATCCGCTACGCAAGTGCCTGTGACAATTGCTATGCAAAATACGGCAGATCGGGTTACGGCCCGCAATATCGTAGCCACGTTAAAAGGGAAAACACCAGAAAAAGTGGTTGTTGGCGGACATCTAGACTCGTGGGATTTAGCGACAGGAGCAATCGACAATGGTATCGGTTCGTTTGCGGTTTTAGATATGGCACGCGCCCTAAAAAAGCTGAAAATAAAGCCTAAACGAACTATTGAATTTGTGCTTTTTATGGGCGAAGAGCAAGGTTTGTTAGGCTCTAAAGCCTATGTTGCGCAGCATACGCAAGCAAATACGCTCAATCAGGTTCGTTTCATGCTTAATTTTGATATGACCAATGCACCTACTGGTTTCCATAGCTCAAGAGCCGAAATGACCAAACTTTATGCAAACTGGTTGCCGCAATTGCAGCAGGTGGATACTACATTTTCTGGTGAAAATGTGATTAATGCAGGTTTGCATAGCGATCATCAGCCTTTTATGCTTTCGGGTATTCCATACGGTGGTGGTGCTGGCGGCCATCTCCCCAACAATGCGGGCGCGTATTACCACTCGGATAATGATGTTTTTGGTCTTGTTGATCAGAAAGGATTAGAACAGACTGTAAAGTTAGGCGCTATATTGGCCTACAGCCTTGCACAAACGGAAGAAATACCCGCCGCTCGCTTAAAAGAAACAGAAATTGCAGATTATTTGGAGAAAAACGGATTAAAAATACCTTTGCAGGTTTCTGGCGACTGGCGCTGGAAATAG
- a CDS encoding M16 family metallopeptidase, with translation MKNIEYEIIRLDNGIRVVFHRQASPITHTCLVVNAGSRDEQDGKFGMAHFIEHLLFKQTARRSMQQILNHLEAVGGDLNAYTTKEYTCIHASILKPHLHKALDLFEDIIFHSTFPEGEMEKEKGVIADEMASYLDSPEESIIDDYEDLVYQQSGLGHNILGLEKDLMAFSQTDVRQFIQDNYNTDELVIGITGDYELRQIEKAITRYFGPVKRNSPVRQRAAVPVNKAQQIEIAKPINQVHYMVGAPAYGMFDDRKTGLLLLNNMLGGFGMSSILNLSVREKYGIAYTIESNYTLFSDTGLFTIYFGTDEEKVARAKKLVFKELDKLQQKGVTEGQLQKAKNKFKGQIALAEENRMSMIIAVSKNVMDYDRVISLPEVFEKIDLVSSADLLHIAQDIFDEKKLTSLAFVPED, from the coding sequence TTGAAAAATATAGAATATGAAATTATCCGCCTGGACAATGGTATCCGGGTGGTGTTTCACCGGCAAGCCTCGCCGATAACACATACTTGTCTGGTCGTTAATGCGGGTTCGCGCGATGAGCAGGACGGCAAGTTTGGCATGGCTCATTTTATCGAACACTTGCTTTTTAAACAAACGGCACGACGCTCCATGCAGCAAATTCTAAATCATTTAGAAGCTGTAGGCGGCGATTTAAATGCCTATACCACCAAAGAGTATACGTGTATCCATGCTTCGATTTTAAAGCCGCATTTGCATAAGGCGCTTGATCTCTTTGAAGACATCATTTTCCATTCCACCTTTCCGGAAGGCGAAATGGAAAAAGAAAAAGGCGTGATTGCGGATGAAATGGCTTCTTACCTCGATAGTCCTGAAGAGTCTATTATCGATGATTACGAAGACCTCGTTTACCAACAATCCGGACTAGGGCACAATATCCTCGGTTTGGAAAAAGATCTTATGGCATTTTCGCAGACAGATGTGCGACAATTTATTCAGGATAATTACAATACAGATGAGTTGGTTATCGGTATCACGGGTGACTATGAGCTACGCCAAATCGAAAAAGCCATCACACGCTACTTCGGTCCTGTAAAGCGCAATTCGCCTGTTCGTCAGCGTGCCGCTGTGCCAGTCAATAAGGCGCAGCAAATCGAGATTGCAAAGCCGATCAATCAGGTACATTATATGGTAGGGGCACCTGCTTACGGCATGTTTGATGATCGAAAAACAGGATTGCTGCTGCTAAATAATATGCTGGGGGGCTTTGGTATGAGTTCGATTCTGAACTTATCTGTTCGCGAAAAATATGGCATTGCATACACGATCGAATCCAATTACACCTTATTTTCCGATACCGGCCTGTTTACGATCTATTTTGGTACGGATGAGGAGAAAGTAGCTCGTGCCAAGAAATTGGTGTTTAAAGAGTTGGATAAGCTACAGCAGAAAGGTGTTACCGAGGGACAGCTGCAAAAAGCAAAAAATAAGTTTAAAGGACAGATTGCTTTGGCGGAAGAAAATAGGATGAGTATGATTATCGCCGTTTCAAAAAATGTTATGGATTATGATCGTGTGATTTCCTTGCCGGAAGTTTTTGAAAAAATCGATCTTGTTTCCAGCGCAGATCTCTTGCATATTGCGCAGGATATTTTCGATGAAAAGAAGCTTACTTCCTTGGCCTTTGTGCCAGAAGACTAG
- a CDS encoding rhodanese-related sulfurtransferase gives MSKYQTLLYYCYSPMENAEEFAAKHLNFCQSLDLVGRIIVANEGLNGTVSGTPDACKTYMEAIHADPRFAKTEFKIDEVDEPSFIKMHCRYKPEIVHSGLRNPAIIDPNKQTGKHLEPTEFMAMKDQDDVVILDVRSNYEHSVGRFKNAVTLDMENFREFPEKVKELEQYKGKKILTYCTGGIKCEKASALLLQEGFEDVYQLHGGIIKYGKEAGGKDFEGSCYVFDNRVTVAVNSVNPSVVSTCKNCGKVTPKMINCANPDCNEHFTQCDECGWELEGCCSTTCMEHPRKRTYDGTGYYVKVPQPVNIEKISKRKHKNFPPKETV, from the coding sequence ATGAGTAAGTACCAAACATTGCTGTACTATTGCTACAGCCCTATGGAAAATGCCGAAGAATTTGCGGCAAAACATCTTAATTTCTGTCAGTCTTTAGATCTTGTAGGCCGGATTATTGTGGCCAATGAAGGTCTGAATGGAACTGTATCGGGCACGCCGGATGCCTGCAAAACTTATATGGAAGCTATCCATGCCGATCCACGGTTTGCAAAAACAGAATTTAAAATAGATGAGGTCGACGAACCGTCATTTATCAAAATGCACTGCCGCTATAAGCCAGAAATCGTGCATTCAGGCCTTCGCAATCCTGCTATTATCGACCCCAATAAGCAAACCGGAAAGCATCTTGAGCCTACCGAATTTATGGCAATGAAAGATCAGGATGATGTTGTTATCTTAGATGTGCGTTCAAACTATGAGCACAGCGTAGGCCGATTTAAAAATGCCGTAACCCTGGATATGGAAAACTTTCGTGAGTTTCCTGAAAAAGTGAAAGAACTGGAACAGTATAAAGGCAAGAAAATATTAACCTACTGCACCGGCGGAATTAAATGTGAAAAAGCGTCTGCTTTGTTGCTGCAGGAAGGTTTTGAGGATGTTTACCAACTACACGGTGGTATTATTAAATACGGTAAGGAAGCCGGCGGAAAAGATTTCGAGGGCAGCTGCTATGTGTTTGATAATCGAGTTACGGTAGCAGTAAACTCGGTTAACCCAAGCGTTGTATCGACTTGCAAAAATTGCGGCAAAGTAACCCCGAAAATGATTAATTGTGCCAATCCTGATTGCAACGAGCACTTCACGCAGTGCGACGAATGTGGTTGGGAACTGGAAGGTTGCTGCTCGACTACCTGCATGGAGCATCCGCGTAAACGGACGTATGACGGCACGGGTTACTACGTAAAGGTACCGCAGCCTGTCAATATCGAGAAAATAAGCAAAAGAAAACATAAGAATTTCCCACCGAAAGAAACGGTGTAA
- a CDS encoding lipopolysaccharide biosynthesis protein yields MSENAKQHTLKGLFWNAIDRFGNQLVTTAVGIITARILTPDDFGVLAVLIIFTTIATTFVDSGLATSLVRSPVVDDKDYSSMFVFNLLVSLTLYFLLFFAAPYIERFNGIDNLALYARVLFIQLVVHSLGIVQYVKLLKKYAFKETARINVLAVMLSGSLVIGLALFGFGVWAILLQPVSYSFFRTAMLWFWGDWRLDLTFSGNVLKKHLGFSLSFMFGSMLGKVFSQSYYAFIGKHFSLAQTGFYLQANKWGETPNMLISSIIQGTTLSTLAPIQDDYPRFLNACRKSMKSLGFVLFPVSLCAIAVAKPAFIYVLSDKWAPSILYFQLLCFAGLFISLTDLNVNFLNIKGKSNYTLWLEIIKITTAVAVLLATYRFGILYIIFGQIGIRILFFGISSVFSGKIYGYSFFRQLADLFPPFFLSAIAFAAAMAPVYFFPNLPHLAMLCIQSTIFVGIYISGNHLTGNEIWLELLQMGKNKLAKR; encoded by the coding sequence ATGAGCGAAAACGCAAAGCAGCATACGTTAAAAGGGTTATTTTGGAATGCTATCGATCGGTTTGGCAACCAGTTGGTTACTACCGCCGTGGGTATTATTACGGCGCGCATCCTTACGCCGGATGATTTCGGTGTGTTGGCCGTGCTAATCATTTTCACCACGATAGCGACAACATTTGTAGATAGCGGACTGGCAACCTCTTTGGTTCGGTCGCCAGTGGTGGATGACAAAGATTATTCCAGTATGTTTGTGTTCAATCTGCTGGTCAGTCTCACACTTTACTTCCTGCTGTTTTTCGCGGCGCCTTACATCGAGCGGTTTAACGGTATTGATAACCTGGCGCTTTATGCCCGCGTGCTTTTTATACAGCTTGTTGTACACTCTTTGGGGATCGTGCAATATGTCAAATTGCTAAAGAAATATGCATTTAAAGAGACGGCACGTATCAATGTACTGGCCGTGATGCTGTCTGGAAGTTTAGTTATTGGCCTGGCTCTATTTGGATTCGGTGTGTGGGCGATTCTTCTGCAGCCTGTTAGCTATTCGTTTTTTCGCACGGCTATGCTATGGTTTTGGGGAGACTGGCGTTTGGATCTTACGTTTTCGGGCAACGTCTTGAAAAAACACTTGGGCTTTTCACTATCGTTCATGTTCGGGAGTATGTTGGGCAAAGTTTTTTCCCAAAGTTACTATGCATTTATCGGTAAGCACTTTTCGCTCGCACAGACGGGATTTTACTTGCAAGCCAATAAATGGGGGGAGACGCCTAATATGTTGATTTCATCTATTATTCAAGGCACGACCTTGTCGACACTGGCACCTATTCAAGATGATTATCCACGCTTTTTAAACGCATGCCGCAAGTCGATGAAGAGCCTTGGTTTTGTTCTTTTTCCGGTTAGTTTGTGTGCCATTGCTGTCGCCAAACCGGCTTTTATCTATGTACTTTCTGATAAGTGGGCGCCTTCTATTTTATATTTTCAGCTTTTGTGTTTTGCCGGGTTATTTATTTCGCTTACCGACCTGAATGTCAACTTTTTAAATATCAAGGGTAAGTCGAATTACACCCTGTGGCTGGAAATCATCAAGATCACCACGGCGGTGGCGGTGCTATTAGCGACTTATCGATTCGGTATATTGTATATTATCTTTGGCCAGATCGGCATTCGGATACTCTTTTTCGGCATAAGCAGTGTTTTTAGCGGAAAAATTTATGGATATTCTTTTTTTCGACAACTCGCCGACCTCTTTCCACCATTTTTTCTTAGTGCCATTGCCTTCGCCGCAGCCATGGCGCCGGTCTATTTCTTTCCGAATCTGCCACATTTGGCAATGCTGTGCATACAAAGTACTATATTCGTAGGTATATATATAAGTGGCAATCATTTAACTGGGAATGAAATCTGGTTGGAGTTGCTGCAAATGGGTAAAAATAAATTAGCAAAGCGATAA
- a CDS encoding DUF3820 family protein, with product MEKPEINPFDPNLLVELANTKMPFGKYQGWLLCRLPEAYVVWFKQKGFPPGKLGMQLATLHEIQLNGLIYLLTPLIKK from the coding sequence ATGGAAAAACCAGAGATTAATCCTTTTGATCCTAACCTTTTGGTGGAACTGGCTAATACCAAAATGCCTTTCGGAAAATACCAAGGCTGGCTGCTTTGCAGATTACCAGAAGCTTATGTCGTATGGTTTAAACAAAAAGGATTTCCACCAGGCAAATTGGGTATGCAGCTGGCCACTTTACATGAAATTCAATTGAACGGATTGATCTACCTGCTCACCCCATTAATCAAAAAGTGA
- a CDS encoding glycosyltransferase family 2 protein has product MIVQPKISIITIVFNNVRDIEFTMRSVVEQTYAPIEYIIIDGLSTDGTLAVIDRYRDYVDLVISEKDAGIYDAMNKGLAHATGDYVLFLNSGDELFSKDTIASIFAQGGQADIYYGETKLIDENRNIIGDRRHKAPKTFTWRSFKYGMNVCHQAIYVKRKLAEPYDRQYQLSADIDWVIRAAKKAKTIVNVEQYVAKYLVDGLSQKRHKQSLRERYAIFKKYYGTIPNIINHGIIALRLVYYRLTHGKTRD; this is encoded by the coding sequence ATGATCGTCCAACCCAAAATTTCCATCATCACCATTGTTTTTAATAACGTGCGCGATATTGAATTTACCATGCGTTCTGTGGTAGAACAGACGTACGCGCCGATCGAATACATCATTATTGATGGCTTATCGACAGATGGTACTTTAGCCGTGATTGATCGTTACCGTGATTATGTCGATCTCGTCATTTCAGAAAAAGATGCCGGTATTTACGATGCGATGAACAAAGGCCTGGCTCACGCTACGGGCGACTACGTTTTGTTTTTAAATTCGGGCGACGAACTATTTTCAAAGGACACCATCGCGTCGATATTTGCCCAGGGCGGGCAAGCAGACATCTACTATGGCGAAACAAAACTGATCGACGAAAACCGAAATATTATCGGCGACCGACGACATAAAGCGCCTAAAACATTTACCTGGCGATCGTTTAAATATGGTATGAATGTATGCCATCAAGCCATTTACGTAAAACGAAAACTTGCCGAGCCCTATGATCGTCAATATCAATTGAGCGCCGATATCGACTGGGTAATCCGTGCGGCAAAAAAGGCAAAAACGATTGTTAACGTGGAGCAATATGTGGCTAAATACCTGGTTGACGGCTTGTCGCAAAAACGGCATAAACAGAGTCTTCGAGAGCGCTACGCTATTTTCAAAAAATATTACGGCACGATTCCCAATATCATTAATCATGGCATTATTGCCCTTCGTTTAGTTTATTACCGTTTAACGCATGGAAAAACCAGAGATTAA